The window CTGGTGCTGACCACTGAcccaaagctgcagcttctcttgtTCATGGTGTTCACCTTAGCCAACATCAGCACCCTCTATCTGTGACTATCTCACAACTAAAGAAGGAATTGTAGATGTTGAGTCAGGTGACCCCATTCCCATGATTACTCTCCAATCCCAATTTCATAATGGTAGGAAAccacatttctgaaagccagtCAGGCTGGAGGATGGATGTAGTGGACTTGAGCTTGACTCACAGCTGAACAGACACAAGCAAATACATCTCAAGGCAAATAATGGCAACAAGTTTAAAGTATGAGGTGTCATTGAGGAGGTTCAAAGATAAGGAGAAATGCAATGAGCTTTCCCAGCTCTCTATATTAGGGGGTCAAAAGCAGGAAGGGACAAAGCAGCCCATGAGCAAGAACCACATTATCTGCACATGTCatgaagacaaggatgtctcTTTACAGAGAGAGTCTGACCAAGCTTGCATGGGCACAGAAAGCCTCCAGCAGGCCCCACATCCAGGCTTGCACAAGACAAGCACTCACAGCTATTTCCATcccaagtgatgctgctcactGGCCCAAAGCAAGAAGTGCTCCTTGGGGCCCAACCACCTTCCAGGAGTCATCAGCTTTAACAAGACCTTCTGGGCTTTACCAAGGAACTTTCCTCATCACCACAACAGCTTCTCACAACACTTGCATGTGACTTACCTCATTCTTCAGAACAAGCCCTCAGAGATTCATTAGCTGGGAGAACAAGACAGAaactttctcctttgttaaCCAAGTTCACTTCTACAGCTGCCTTGCTTGACAGAGCTGGTCCATGCCCAAAGGCAGTGAGTTGGAGGGTCAGTGTGTTGGCATCTTTGTGTATGAAGGACAATGTCATGGGcctggatcatagaatcccagcctggtttgggttggaaggagcttaaagctcctccagctccaagcccaaccccttcccatggagcagctgctccaagcccctgtgtccaacctggccttgagcactgccagggatggggcagccacagcttctctgggcaccctgtgccagcgcctcagcaccctcccagggaacagcttctgcctcagagctcagctcagtctcccctctcttgggcaggttcaagccattccccttgttctgtccctacaggcccttgtcccaagcccctctccagctttcctgcagcctttCTTAAAGTGTTGAAAGGCAACAAAAATGTCTCCCTGCAGTCTTGTTCCCATCTTCCTGCCCATTCCAATCCTTTATCATGCTCCTCTTTTGATCCTTCCCATCTCCGTACTTCCACTATCAGGCACCTCTCCCTCAAGGTCTCCATCCTCCCTTGCCTTTCCAGCACAATAGATGGAAAAAGGTCAATGTCATTGTCAAGGAGAGCACAAGGACTGGGGCTGCCTCAGTCCACACTGAGGTTAACAACCAAACTCCCATGAAGTCCTCTCCAAGCAGAGCAAGGACAGGAGGGTGCCCATGAGTAACCAGCATGGAAGTACCAAGAGTAAGTCAAGCCTGACCAACTAGAgtgccttgggtgacatgagCATTGATCATACAATGATAGtatagttaggcttggaaaggaccttaaggtcacccagttccaacccccctgccatgggcagggacacctcacactaaaccatggcagtcagggCTCTGTacaccctggccttgaacactgccagggatggagcattcacagcctccctgggcaacccattccagtgcctcagcaccctcacagtaaagaatttcttccttagatccaatctaatcctcccctgtttaagttttaacccactaccccttgtcctgtcactactgtccctaaAGAACAGTCCCTCCGCAGCATCCCAATAGCctctcttcagatactggaaggctgctaaaaTTAATGTTTCCATTAGCAAGAAGTAGTGGACAACATTTACCTCAACAATAAAAACATCACCATGATCGTCTGTTGGCTCTTTCAGGCAAACATAAGCTATGGCTTAAGTACAATGAATTGATGATGGTGGAAAGCTGCTTCATTGCCTGTGCTGCCTGATATTGCTGATGGACCCTGGTACCACCTCCCATCAGCAAGGTTCCCATCACCTCCCTGCCATGATAATGTCAACCATGGCCCTTGTGCAGCTGTAACTGCCTCAGAAATGCTCCAAAAGGGGATGTGAAAGGTGGGGTTGTTGTGTGGTTTGCTCTAAGGGAGCCCAAAGCCCTGTTGCTTGCTCAAGCTGAGCTCATCTCCTCTGGGTACACTTCATCCCCACACTAATCAGCACAGAGAAGAGATAATGACCTGCTGTGGGCTTTGTCACCTCCTGGGGCACAAAGACATTCACAgtccccacatccccacatcccagcaAATAGGAAGGGGCTTTGCTGATGCTGGTTCATTGCCAGGctccctgcacagctccagaCACCTTCATCTTCACATCCATCTGCCAGAGCATCAGGAgggcagcagagacagagctgaGATGTAAGTGAGGGGCAGCATCTTTCAGCCCACCATTCTCCTGTGCTTCTCTCTTGGcaacaagcagcagctcctgtcttcatctcctgccctcctgcaggCTCCTGGGCTTCTTGATGATGCTCTGGGCTTCCCAGGgagctgcttgtgctgtgtCCTCCCCATGCggctgctgagaaggcaggtTTGGAGATCAGCCTCATGGAGAACAcacaggagggaggggaaaccAATACAAACCTCTGTGTAAACTTGCATAAGATCATAgcttggattggaagggaccttaaagctcagtcagttccaaccccctccatccactagagcaggttgtggCTAACCTACACTTTCTATAGATCAGGAATCCATTCCAGTAACAAAGAAACCCAAGCagagagggaagcagcaggtgGGTGGGAAATGCCCTCAAAAGCATGAAGGATCAACTGTGCACTGTGAAAGCAACACGTTTCTCTGTGTTCCAGGTGCAGCCGCATGGTCTGCAAGCCCCAGGCTCAGCACTACCGCAGGCAATGAAGTGCAGCACTAAGGTCAAGCTGCTCAGGTGTGCAACCTCCCCACTGCTTTCCACAGGGCTCATTGCTCAGCATCTGCAGGTGAGCCAGAGGAGCAGGCACCACCTTGTGCCATGGGGTTGAAGTGCTTGAGCAGCCCTTTgttctccctgtgctgggacaggACTTTCCCCAACCTGTTCCTCATTGATCTGTGCCTCAACTCTCCCTTTCCATCCTGCAGGACTGTctctgagcagctcccagcacacagaggcTGTTGCACCTggcacatccctgcctgctggacAAGAAAcctccagccagcagctcacacacaaagcaccatccagcccATGGCACAAAGCAACTGCACCCAAGTGACCCAGTTCAGCCTGGTGGGGTTCACAGAGGAGCCGCTGACTCAGGGCAACttgttcctgctcttcctgctcacCTACCTTGTCACCATCGTGGGCAACCTGGGCATCATCATCTTGATCAGGGCCAGCCCCCACCTCCACTCCCCCATGTATTATTTCctggccaacctggcctttgtAGACCTCTGTTCTTCCACCATCATCACCCCCAAGGTGTTGGTTGACTTGATGCTGGACAAGAAGAGCATTGCTTATGCTGGGTGTGTGGCTCAGGTCTTCCTCTTTCAACTCTTTGGGATGACTGAATGCTTCCTGCTGGCTGCAATGGCCTATGACCGTTATGTGGCCATTTGCCATCCCCTGCTCTACCCCCTTGTCATGTCCCCaaagtgctgtttccagctggtGACTGGCTCCTACCTCGTGGGGCTGACCAATGGTGTGGGACAGACCATCAGCATGTCCACCCtgtccttctgcagctccagcaccatcAACCTCTTCTTCTGTGACATTCCCCCTCTCATCTCCCTCTCCACATCCAACACCACCCTCAGCCACATCATCCTGaccactgcagcatctctccttGGTGTGTCCAGCAGCCTGGTTGTCCTGCTCTCCTATGTGGCCATCATCCTCACCATCCTGAGCATCAGTTCAGCCCAGGGCAAGCGCAAAGCCTTCTCCACCTGCACCTCCCACCTCACCACTGTCAGTATCTTCTATGGGGCATCCTGCTTCACGTACTTAAACCCCACTTCAGACAGCTCAAGAGGAGCAGATGAATGGGCTGTGGTGCTCTACACCATAGTGACTCCCATGCTGAACCCCTtgatctacagcctgaggaacaaggaggtgaaggaggCTTTGAGGAGActcttgaaaatgaaatgatCTTGAATTCTCCAAATATAGGGCCAGACAGAATGGAGATGTGGGGGAGCTGCTCAGCTGTTTGGGAAGTGCCTTAGATGGACAACATGTTGAGAGTCTTCTGCACCTGAACTTACATGATGGCTTACTTGATATCACCAACTGAATATACAAATAAGAGCATtgcaaaagctttaaaactgcCCTGACTCAAGGTATGTGCTTTGGTGTGTGTTGCTTTCCTTTGTCTTGGCAAATCAGAATAAACAGAGAGAGAATTCTACTGTTCCAATAAACCAAACTCCATTTTTAGACTTTATGTGAAGACATTTGGGGCCATGAGAAAAACACACCAACAATTATAATAAGATAAATGGAGAGAACAACAAATAATGTTCACACTGTGGAGGAAGTGTTTGTAAGTTTTGATTCTGAAAACCCATTAAATGATTTCCATCTCTATTAACTTCATTTCAGACAGTAAATAATTCAAGTTAAATATGGTACCTGGGTGACCTCTGTTATGAATAAAGGTGCTTTGAAAGAGTTTTAAGATGTGGCAGTGAGGAATCCCAGCCAAAGGGCAGAAACTATCAAGGCACACACATCCCCTGCTCCACACCTTTGATTTCCACTTCCCTGTTGAGCTCAATAAAAGCCATGATCTCCATGGCAGCCTGACCACAACAGAGCACAAGAGCTATGGTTCTGCTGAGCAACCTTCACACCTGATACATGGCAGCCCATGGCAGCCTGGAGCAATGGCATTGCCTGCACTGATGTCTCTCCTCTTGCCTTCCTGCTCGGAGctgaggtactagaatgggttgcccagggaggctgtgaatgctccatccctggcagtgttcaaggccaggttggatgaagccttgggtgatatggtttagtgtgaggtgtccctgcccatggcaggggttggaactggatgatcttgaggtcctttccaatcctaaatattctatgattctatgtgatgGACACACATTGTATAcataaaacaccccaaaatactcCAACGTGTGCATTCCCTCAGCCCAtagagctgcagcctctgccaggACCATGGTGAAACCTGGAGCCATGGCTGAGCCTTAGGGCTATCCTAAACACATGCAATAACCTGGGTTGGAGTTAAAAGCTCCATGGAGGGATAGAATCAAGCCAGGATCAAAGTGGTTTGCTGATTTCTTAACAACCCACATCTAACAGCAGCCAGGGTCAATCAGCTGAATTCTGCTTTGTTCCAAAAGCTTCCTGATAATTCCCTGATTATTATTTACCCCAGACCATGGCTGTTTTCCTGCTGAGCCTTGGGGACAACCAAGGACAGAGGTTTCACACCCTCCCTGGACCCTATGTCAGTGCTTCACTGCTTTCACAGTGCGGTTTGTCCCTCCCTCTGTTTCTAACTGGAATTTCCCACATTGCACATTCCCAATAGGAAATCTCACATTTACCCTCATCTGCAAGATCAGCACATGGAGAACTTGCAGGTGGCATCAAGTCAAACAGAATGTGACACCATTAACTCTTTCACACATCCTTTCTCTGTCCCTGAAATCAcaggatcatggaatgggttgggttggaagggaccttaaagctcctccagctccaagctctgccacaggcagggacaccttccattagagcagctgctccaagcccctgcatccagcctggccttgagcactgccagggatggagcatttaccactgctttggaaatgaagccttgggtgccatggtttagtgtgaggtgtctctgtacatggcaggggggttggaactgaatgttattaaggtcctttccaatcctaactatcctatgattctatgtgtctGCTCCTGAGCTCTCCCAGTTATTTCTTCACAATGATGCCAGCACCACATAGACATAATTCCATAGTCCTAGACTATTATCCCAATGAAACATTCACATGAGCATGGGTAGAGCAGGTCACATTGGATGAACCAGGGTCAAGAAGCATAAAGGCATCTGGGACTGAGTTCAGCTGCCTCAACATTGACCATTAACAACTGGAGATGCCCCTGAGTCTGCCTCTGAGCTTTCAGATGTTGCTCCAGAACAACCCAACCCTTCTGAAGGTTGCATGATGTCCATGTCAAGTGCATGGCCATGTCCTTGGCCCTTCAGGACAGAACAAATGGCAACACATTTCTATCTGAGGGCAACCAAAGCTGACTTGGGACATTTCCCTGCATCTgtctcctgccctgcagcttAAGTGACAGtgtcctggtgcagcttgaggctgtttcctcttgtcccgtCTCTTGGATTCAAACAAACTGGAAACAGGTTTGAGGGGGCAGCTGATCCTGACTGCAATTAGTTTAACCCAGAGAAAGCTATTCTGAGATGCACAGACCATGCACAGAGGGTCCATGGTACAAGTCCTTCTGATGCTCAGACCTGTTCTGGACCACATCCATCCTCACCAACTGCCCTAGGATGTGAGAAAACATCCTTTTATTCCCATCCATTCTAGAAGGGACCTGACTAGCTCATAACTAGACAAGGAATTGTAGATGCTGAGTCAGGTGACCCCATTCCCAGGCTTATTCTACAATCCACATTGATAATGGtagaaaaagcacatttctgaaagccagtcagggatggaggatggatgtaGTGGACTTGAGCTGCCTCACAGCTTAACAGACACAAGCAAATCCATCCCAAGGCAAATAATGGCAAGAAGTTTAAAGTATGAGGTGTCATTGAGGAGGTTCAAAGATAAGGAGAAATGCAATGAGCTTCCTCAGCTCTCTATATTAGAGGGTCAAAAGCAGGAAGGGACAAAGCACCCCATGAGCAAGAACCACATTATCTGCACATGTCATGCAGACAAGGATGTCTCTTTACAGAGAGAGTCTGACCAAGCTTGCATGGGCACAGAAAGCCTCCAGCAGGCCCCACATCCAGGCTTGCACAAGACAAGCACTCACAGCTATTTCCATcccaagtgatgctgctcactGGCCCAAAGCAAGAAGTGCTCCTTGGGGCCCAACCACCTTCCAGGAGTCATCAGCTTTAACAAGACCTTCTGGGCTTTACCAAGGAACTTTCCTCATCACCACAACAGCTTCTCACAACACTTGCATGTGACTTACCTCATTCTTCAGAACAAGCCCTCAGAGATTCATTAGCTGGGAGAACAAGACAGaaactttctgctttgttaACCAAGTTCACTTCTACAGCTGCCTTGCTTGACAGAGCTGGTCCATGCCC of the Melopsittacus undulatus isolate bMelUnd1 chromosome 4, bMelUnd1.mat.Z, whole genome shotgun sequence genome contains:
- the LOC117436009 gene encoding olfactory receptor 5G3-like, with the translated sequence MAQSNCTQVTQFSLVGFTEEPLTQGNLFLLFLLTYLVTIVGNLGIIILIRASPHLHSPMYYFLANLAFVDLCSSTIITPKVLVDLMLDKKSIAYAGCVAQVFLFQLFGMTECFLLAAMAYDRYVAICHPLLYPLVMSPKCCFQLVTGSYLVGLTNGVGQTISMSTLSFCSSSTINLFFCDIPPLISLSTSNTTLSHIILTTAASLLGVSSSLVVLLSYVAIILTILSISSAQGKRKAFSTCTSHLTTVSIFYGASCFTYLNPTSDSSRGADEWAVVLYTIVTPMLNPLIYSLRNKEVKEALRRLLKMK